TGCGGAAGAAGATCATCAGGACTATGACGGTGACGACCTGTGAGCCGATGCCCGCCGCCAGGAACACCGGGAGGCTGGAGAGCTTGTCCACCAGCCAGCCGAAGTTCTGCCCGAAGAACCCGGTCAGGAAGCTCATCGGCAGGAACACCGTGGCGATGATCGTCAGCTGCTTCATGACGACGTTCAGCCGGTTCGACACCGTGGACAGGTGGGTGTCCAGCGCTCCGCTGAGCAGGTCCCGGTAGCTGTCGACCAGGTCGCTGATCCGGATCATGTGGTCGTACAGGTCGCGGAAGTAGCGCTCGGCGTCGGGGGTCATTCCGGCCAGCTCGCTCCCCCCGGCCAGGAGGGTGGCGAACATGTCCCTCTCCGGAGTGACCACCTTGCGCAGGGCGATCAGCGACCGCTTCATGTCGAACAGCCGCCCCATCTGCTGCTCGGTGGGCTGTTGGAGGATCTCGTCCTCGAGCTCGTCGATGTGGTCGTCGAAGCGGTCCAGGACGGGGAAGTAGCTGTCGACCAGGGTGTCGAGGACGCGGTAGAGGATCATCACGTGATCGTGATCGGGCCGGGGCCCGCCGGCGCCCCGGCGGAGGCGCTGGCACAGGTCCGCCAGGTCGGGGCAGGGGTCCTGGTGGATGGTCACGAGGTAGTTGGCGTTGTAGAAGCAGTGGACCTCGGTCAGCTGCCCCTGTCCGGTGGCGCCGAAGACAACCAGCAGCGAGAAGTCGTCGTAGGTGTCGATCTTGGGCCGCTGGCCGAAGTGCTCGGCGTCCTCCACGGCCAGGGGGTGGAAGCTGAAGGTGTCCCGCAGGAGATCCACGCCGGCGGAGTCGAGGTCGGACAGGTTCAGCCAGAACCGGGCCGACGAGTCGATCAGCTGCTTCACCGCCGGCGCCGTGACCTCGTGCTCGGTGCCGTCGACCGTTATCAGGTGGCCATTCATCGGCCCATTCTCCCGGTCCCACCCGATCGGGGCCACTCCCGGAGAGGTGTGTGCCGCCGGGGGCGCCGCGCCGGGGGACGGATCGGCTCAGTAGTCGCGGCTGGGCTGGCCGAACGACACTGACTGCTGCGACGAGGCGGGGCTCGTCCACAGATTTCGGGTGCCCTCCACCTCGTAGTAGTACGTCCGCGGCGTGTAGGCGACGGCCACGCCGGATGGGCTGGCGTCTGTCGTGATCGCGGCACCCGTCGCGCCTGTGGTCAGGTTGACCGGAACGACGCTGGGCCCGTTGGCGTTGGTGACGTAGCCCCAGCAGGCGTTGGGGGTGAGGGCAATGCCAGCCAAGGAGGCCCCAGCGACGGTGATGGTGGTTCCGAGCGTGAGCCCGGGAAGGGCTACCGGGACGATCTTGGT
This DNA window, taken from Acidimicrobiales bacterium, encodes the following:
- a CDS encoding magnesium transporter CorA family protein; translated protein: MNGHLITVDGTEHEVTAPAVKQLIDSSARFWLNLSDLDSAGVDLLRDTFSFHPLAVEDAEHFGQRPKIDTYDDFSLLVVFGATGQGQLTEVHCFYNANYLVTIHQDPCPDLADLCQRLRRGAGGPRPDHDHVMILYRVLDTLVDSYFPVLDRFDDHIDELEDEILQQPTEQQMGRLFDMKRSLIALRKVVTPERDMFATLLAGGSELAGMTPDAERYFRDLYDHMIRISDLVDSYRDLLSGALDTHLSTVSNRLNVVMKQLTIIATVFLPMSFLTGFFGQNFGWLVDKLSSLPVFLAAGIGSQVVTVIVLMIFFRRRGWLSAEASVPSATPSRTRLPRDRRWRVVHPMPAAEGPAT